A segment of the Candidatus Sumerlaea chitinivorans genome:
GACGGACGTTGGCACAGGCGCGAGCGAGGTTGAGATCGAAATCTTCCAACTCAGCGGGTTCGCGAGCGTGGGCGACTGGTCGCTCTATTGATCGTCGCGTAAATCCCTGTATAGTTGATTCCATTTTCCTCTCCGGTGGGCAAGGCCCCGCCGGAGAGGTTTCTTTTTGTCCACCATTTCTTTAGCCTCTTCGTCCCCCTCCGCGAGGCAAGCCCAGACTCGTTCGTCTTTGGACGTCAGGTGTCGTCATCGAACGCAGGTCTTGACCAAACGATTCTAAAGCGCCGTAAACGGGTGTGACGCGACATCGTGAGATGGGTAGCCCTTGCTGAGCGTTAGACAGCAAGCGAAACTGAACATGCGTTTTTCCCTGTTGCAGCCACGGCAAAGGCTTCAAAAAAACGTCCCTACGCTGCTTGCAATGGCGAGCCACACTGAGCTCGATGCAGAGGGATCCGCGGCAGGGCGCCGCTCATTTGCGCCGGAATTCCCAAAAGTGCACAGGGCACAAAAAGATGCTTGATCCACACCTCGGAATTCCCAAATCTTAAAATCCTCGCGCCGGGATTACCCAGTTTTTTGGGCAGAAGGGGATTTCTACAATGCGGAACGAGTGGTTGGGCTTTACTCTACGGAGGGGATGTTTTGTTTTTGGAACGGTCGCCTTGCTTGCGGCAGGGGGGCCTTCGACGCCAGCTGTGGCGGGGCCGCGAAACGATTTCAGTCGGACGGCACTCGACGTCGCAAATGCCATGCTGCCCCCACAAGAGTTCCAATTTGCAGGGGTGGGGGGAAGCGCAGAGGGTTCGGAATCGTACGCATTCTACGGTGAACCGTCTCTTGAACACTTCGGAAACGCATTGAACCAAGACGTCTCTAAGTTCGCTCCCAGTTCCGTGAACGATGTGCGCCTTCAGACGCGCCGGCCATTTCCAGCGGCGGTTCGACGTCTCTTCGAAAACCGACAGCCGGGGGACGAAGCGTTGCCATGGGATCGCGCGCTGGCCAACGATCCTACCTATGTGATCGTGACGCCCGACGATGATATCACGGCGGTGATCGAGGGTTTAGGGGAAGCTCGGGGACCGCAGGACTTACGGGTCATCCTTCTCGATCCCGGCTATTATGAGCAGCACATCCGTTGCCTGCGGGATTGGACGTGGCTGGTCGGGCGCGGTCGCGACACAACTGTGATCAGTTTGCCCGTAGATACGGACGCTGCCGTGATGAGCAGGACTTATCCGACGGAAAGTGTTGCGTGGCTTGGTGAACACAGTGGAATTGCCGACCTGTCCATCCTGAATTTCGGTGGAGCCTCCCGCTTGTCCCACACGATCGCGCTCGACATATTTGGCTACCGCAAGTTGGACAGCGACGGCAGGCTTCGCGACGACGTGCGTTACCGGACCGACGTTCGCCTAAAGAATGTTCGTCTTGCGTCCTACGGCGGCGACACCATTTTTGCCCGTGGAATGTATCGGGGGGTTTGGAAGCCGGTTCCCCGATCTTCGCGATTGCTTGTTGAGGATTGCGTCATTGAGGGAAGCTACGACTGCTTTTCCTTTGAGTGCGATGTCGAGTGCTATCGAACGACATTTATCTATCGAAACCGTGATGTGCGCGGCTCACGCTTTTTCTGGGGACTCGGCAACGAAATGCGAGATCGGTTCGTGACGTTCAAAGCCGTGGACTGCGAATTTTTCTTAGAGGTCATGCCCAGCACTGGGATTATGATCACGGGGTCAAATCTTCTGGATAACTCACAGCGCGGTGTCCACTATCAATTTGAGAACACTCGCGGATTTTGGCTTTATACAGGGCTTGCCTTCGAGATCTCGGGAAATCCATTTCACAGCGAGTCCGTGGCCAACGACAATATTGGAGTTGTAACAGCGCGCAAGTCGTTTCTCAGGTCTGGGATCCTGCGCAATGGCACGTGGACTCCCCGACGCTAACCGAAGGGAGCGGAAGCGCTCCTGCCTGATGGGTGCGAGCCAGGCCTTTAGTTAGACGAACCGAGCACTCGCTCGAAAATGTGATCCACGTGGCGAAGAAAGGCAGTGGGATCGAAAATTGCCGCCAACTTCTCGTCGGACAGCGCGGCTCGAACCCGGGGCTCCGCCCGCAGCCGCTCTTGGAAGGTGACGTTGGAGTCAGCCCATGTTTCCATGGCGGCACGCTGGACGATCTCATAAGCTTCCTCGCGACTGAGCCCGTGCTCGACTAAAGCGAGCAGTGCGCGCTGCGAGTAGATTAGGCCACGCGTAAGCTCTAAGTTGCGCTGCATGTTCTCCGGGTAATAGTGCAATCCCTCGAGCACGCCCCGGATTTGTCGCAGCATGTAATGCAAGAGGGTGGTCGCGTCTGGCAAAATCACGCGCTCCGTAGAGGAGTGGCTGATGTCGCGCTCGTGCCACAGCGCATTGTTTTCGAGGGCCGTAACCACATAGCCGCGCAGCAGACGGGCAAGGCCCGTCAGTTGTTCACATTTCACGGGATTACGCTTATGCGGCATGGCACTTGAGCCTTTTTGTCCGGCGCGGAAGGGTTCCTCAAGCTCGCGTACCTCGGTGCGCTGGAGATGACGAATCTCGGTGGCGATCTTCTCGAGGGTGGAGGCGCAAATCGCGAGGGCGCAGACGAGCTGAGCGTGGCGATCGCGCTGGATGACCTGAGTCGCGACCGGCGCACTCGCAATGCCCAGGCGTCGGCAGACGATAGCCTCGAGTTCGGGCCCAGTATGCGCGTAGGTGCCCACAGCTCCGGAGATCTTCCCCACGGCCACTTGCTCGAAGGCAGAGCGCAGGCGCTCGGCGTTGCGCTGCATTTCTGCATAGTATAGGAGAAATTTTAAACCCAGCGTGATCGGCTCGGCGTGCACACCGTGCGTGCGGCCGATCACAACCCTGTTTTTGTGTTCGAGCGCCAAACGCCGAAGGGTGGCAAGGAGGCCCTCGACTTCTGCGAGAATGAGCTCACCTGCCCGCTTGAGGCGCAGGGCTTGGGCGGTGTCCACCACATCGTTGGAGGTGAGTCCCATATGGACAAAACGCGAGGCGGGGCCGATGTGCTCGGCCAAGCAGGTGGTGAAGGCAATGACGTCGTGGTGCACCGTCTTCTCGATTTCCTCAATGCGCTCGACCGTGAAGGCAGCCCGCTCGCGAATCGTCTCGAGTTCCTCAAGGGGGATCTGCCCCAATTCATGCCACGCTTCGCAGGCGGCAAGTTCCACCTCCAGCCATGCAGCAAACTTGGATTGTTCGCTCCAAAGCTCGGTCATTTCTGGCGTGGAATAGCGTGGGATCATACTTTCTTACCCTCCGATTCTCTTGGTTCTCGCTGCGGGAAATGGACGACCCTGCCACGAATCTCCCATGGCTCCTCCGTCACCATCTTGATGGCTTCGGAGTAGGCAATGTGCTCTTGCTCAAGAATGCGGGCGGAAAGCGTTTCTTCGGTGTCGCCCGGCAGCACAGGGACCGCGCGTTGGACGATAATGGGGCCGCTATCCACGCCGGCGTCGACAAAATGCACCGTGCAGCCGCTGATCTTCACGCCGTACTCCAGCGCTTGGCGTTGGGCGTGAAGACCGGGGAAGGAGGGAAGCAGTGCTGGGTGGATGTTCAAAATGCGCTGCGGATAGGCTTCCAGCAGGGGTGGGCCCACAATGCGCATGTAGCCGGCTAAAATCACATATTCGACACCATACGATTTCAGAAGCCGAACGATTTCCACCTCGTAGGCGTCCTTGCTTGGGAATTCGCGCTGAAGTACGACGTGGTGCGGCACACCGTATTGCTTCGCAATGGCAATCGCGCCCGCGTCCGCGTTGTTGACGATGAGGCAGGCCACCTGTGCCCGCGCGAAATAGCCATAGCTCTGCTTGCGCAGAATAGCTTCAAAGTTCGATCCACGGCCCGAGGCGAGCACGCCCAAAAGTATCGGTTTCACTTCCATGGCTTGGACCTTTCGACTTATGTCACGTGCTACCCAGTTCTATTAGGTCTGCCCTCGCAAAAGGGGCCGATGGAGGCAGCACTGCACAAGGCCTTGGTTTACTTGAGCAAAACTTCAATGCGTTTGAGGCACACGAATATGTGTGTCGTATGCCCGGAGGAGATCTCCGTGAGCGGTGCAGATCGGTCGTTCGCCAACGCGCCCGATCACGTATTCGCCCCCGCTTGGACATTTTGGGGTGTAGAGAGGGGAGCGCTGGGTGTCGTCGTCCCACGGGTATCGTCGCCCGTACTCGTATTGGCGGAGGTAGCGGCTTGCCAGAACCTTTGCATCGGGCGCGAAGGCACCGGGGCGGGCGTGGGTGTCGCGTGCCCACTCCTGTTTCGCGTCTTGGAGCCGCTCGAGGTTGTAGAGGCAGATTTGCTCGCGGCCTTCGTACGTCATCGGAACATCCACCGGATGTTTCCAGTTCGGGGCAAGGCTGCACCCAGCAAGAAAACTTGTTGCGACAATCATCCCCAACCACACGGCTTGCCGTGCTTTCATTTTGCGTTCATCCCCTTGCGTAACGTTCAACCAGTTTTAGCCGCTCGCATATTTGGGGGAAGCTCGCAATGAAAATTCGCACAGGATGAGTCGGATGAGGAAAGCGCACGATCCCACGCGGGTGAGCCTAATAGATTTTGGTCAGGCCGGGCTCAGTAGGAATTCCTGCGTGATGGGGGCGGTGCTTGCGACGACCTGTTGGAGTTCCTCGTCGCTCGCGTAGGGCTTTCGGGGAATCACGTACGCGGAGATGTGATCACGCAAGTTTTTGCGCAGCGGGAACGGGGTGAGGGTAAGGCCGAATTTGCCATTGGGCCGCGTGACGGTGATAGAATCGCAGTCGTCAAGATATGGGATATCGGCGATGGTCGCGGAGCCGGTGAAATCGGTGCAAAGTAGAAGGGAGATTTGATCGCACACCTGCAATAAACGCAGATCCTCGGCAAACGTGCCTGTGGGCACAGCAGGAAGAGGAGTCACATCCGAATGGGTGTTCGTTTTGGACAGATCGTTCAGCGAGAGCCCTGCGCTTTGGTGCTCGGTTTCCAGCTCTTTCCATTGCTCCATGAGCTTCTTATGTTCCGCAAGGAACTGCCCAAGAGCGATCGCCTCGCGCGGGCTGAGGCGTGCCATGTTGATTTCGTTCTCCGCAAGGTAAATGAAGTGAGCCGCAACAAGCCGCGCGCCGGAGTAATTTTTCATCTCAGCCAAGTGAGCGATGCTCCGCGTCCAGATGGAGAAGCTTTCCTTTGGGGGCATTTCGAGGAAGGAGCGAGGGGCGCCGTCATGATTGAGGGTTGGACGCGCATCGACCTCGGCCCAGCCATGATCGTGGTTGGCAATCGCAGACATGATGGCGCCGCCGGGACGTGCCTTTCGGAAGTTCCACGCCGCCGCAATCACACCTGCGATCCGCGCATGTTCCACTTGCGGGATCAGCATCCATTTGTCCGCACCCCACGTTCGTCGAATCATGTCTTCAAACCATGATCTGCGATCTCAGACAGATCAAGAAACTTCTGTAAGCCCACAACAGAAATACCTTCCTGAACTTGGTGAAAACTTGTACGGCCGCGCTCAAGAGTTTTCAAGCCCGAGTCGCGATGAAACGCGGCGAGAATTCTCAGTTCGCAAAAGATTGCAGAGTAGCCCGGCAAAAGCTGAGACAATAAACGTCACGTGCTCCGCCGGCACGGAGGACGCGTGCGCATTCGTTGAGGGTTGCCCCCGTCGTATAAACGTCGTCGACGAGGAGGAAGACTTTCCCATGAATCGCGGGGGGATCGGGCACGGAAAACGCATCGCGGATATTGTCGGCGCGCTCGCGTTTGTTGAGCTTTGTCTGAGAGGGGGTATTGCGCACGCGCCGGAGAGCCGATAAGGCAAGTGGCACGCGAAAGGCCTTGGCGATCGGGTGGGCCAGCAGCTCGGACTGGTTAAAACCCCGTTCGCGCCGACGTGTGCGATGGAGCGGCACAGGAACCACGGCATCGAATGCCACATGGGCGAATTCGCTGCGTGCAACTTCGAGCATGCGCATCGCCATCCACGGGGCATACTCTTCACGGTAGTTGTATTTGAGGCGCTCGACAATCGTGCGGGCGACGCCCTCATACGGGGCCACCGCTCGCGCCGCGCTGAAAAAGATTTCTCCCGCGGGGCAATGCTCGCACTTGCGCCCCGCGGGAGCGTCTTCCATTCCACACACCGGACACAGTGGCTGCGTGAGTTGCCGCACGCTCTTTAAGCATCTCGGGCACACAAGTTCGCACGACTCAAATACTCGCTCTCCGCACCCGCAACAGAGGCGGGGAAAGAGGAAATCTACCGCAATGTGCCCAAGCGAAACAAACGCACGCCACACGGCGTCACCGGTTTATTTATCGTTCAATGCTTCGATTCCGGGCAGCTTCTTGCCCTCGAGGAACTCAAGGGAAGCGCCGCCGCCAGTGGAGATGTGGGTCATCTTGTCGGCGAGCCCGAACTTCTTCACTGCGGCCGCACTGTCGCCACCACCGATCACAGTGACGGCGCCGGAGTCTGCAAGGGCTTGAGCAATAGCCTTTGAGCCGCCAGCAAACTCGTCGATCTCGAACACTCCGACGGGCCCATTCCACACAATGGTCTTCGCCTGCTTGATCTCGTTGACGTAGAGTTCCGCGGTCTTGGGTCCGATATCCACGCCCATCCATCCGTCAGGAATGGCGTGAGATTCGACCACCATGCGAGGCACGTTGGGATCGGGTTTTTCTGTGGACTGGCAGACGAGGTTGTCCACGGGCAGGAGCAGCTTCTTGCCGAGGGCTTTCGCTTCCTCGAGTGTCTGTTTTGCCACCTCGAGAGTTTCGGGCTCGAAGAGCGACGAGCCGATCGAACCACCCTGTGCTTTGATAAAGGTGTAGGTCATCCCACCACCCAGAAGCAGCACGTCGACCTGCTTCAGCAAATTCGAGATGACTCCGATCTTTGTGGAGACTTTGGAGCCACCCAAAATAGCCACAAAAGGCCGAACGGGGTTCGCAAGAGCCTCGCCCAGATACTTCAGCTCCTTCTCAACGAGGAAGCCGGCCACGCTCACCGGAACAAAATGAGTGATGCCTTCCGTGGAGGCGTGGGCCCGGTGGACCGAGCCAAAGGCGTCCTGAACAAAAATGTCGGCCAGAGCAGCAAGCTTCTTTGCGAACTCAGGATCGTTCTTTTCTTCCTCAGGATGGAAACGGACGTTTTCCAGCATGAGCACTTCGCCCGGTTGAAGGGCGGCGACCATTTGCTCTACTTCCGGCCCGACGCAGTCCGGCGCCATTTTGACATCCTTGCCGATGAGTTCGCCTAAGCGCTTGGCCGCGGGGGCGAGGCTCATGGAGGGAACAACCTTGCCTTTGGGGCGTCCGAGGTGCGAGGCAAGAATCACGCGAGCACCCTTTTCAACGAGGTACTTGATCGTGGGCAGCGACTCGCGGATCCGGATATCGTCGGTGATGGTTTCGCCATCCATCGGAACGTTGAAGTCCACCCGGACAAAGACCCGTTTGCCTTGCAAGTCCTGGAGATCGGCGATTGTCTTCTTGGCCATAAATTCTCCTCACTTTTCTAAATTTCACCGAAAGTGTGGGCATGCAAAAAGTCCGCAATCAACTAAAAGGCAAACACCGAATAGTCGCGCATTTTGTCGGTATTCGTATCGCGCGGAAGGTTGGAATACTTCCGTGGGTTCCCCCTGATGTGTGGAGGGGTGGCCGAGTGGTTAATGGCAACAGACTGTAAATCTGTCGCGCTCCGCGCTACGGAGGTTCGAATCCTCCCCCCTCCACCACTTTACTCCTTTCACGGTCTAACCTGACGACTTGCCAAGGGATCCACAAGGCGGATCAGCGCATCTTTGAGCTCTTTGAGTGGGGCGCGGTATACCAAGCCGACAGGGCGCTGGGACTGGGCCGCATGTTCCTTTAAGCCACTTCCAGTGAGAACCGCGACAATTGTGGCGGCCGCATCTAATTTGCCCTGAGCAATGAGCTTGCGTAGGACGGCGATTCCCACCGCTGCGGACGCCTCCACAAAAAATCCGTCAGCAGCAAGCTGTGCACGAGCTTCAAGAATCTCTTCTTCGTCAGCGGTTTCGGCCAGCCACCCATACTCGCGCGCCATTTGAAGGATCTCCGCTGCTCCCGGCGGGTCACCCGAGGAAAGCGCTTCTGCAACAGTCGTGGCTGGCGGAAATACGACCGGTTCATACGTGCCGGCTCCAATCGCAGCCGCGATCGGAGCAATGCGCGCGGGCTGGGCGACAATCATCGTGGGGATGGCCCGGCAAAATCCATGTTGGCGCAGCTCCAGCCACCCTTTGAAAATTCCGCGGATGTGGCCACAAGCGCTTGTTGGCACCACGACATAGTCGGGAACCCCAGCTCCGAATTGCTCCCACATCTCAAAGGCCTCAAACTTGTAACCTTCCGCACGAATTGGGCCGTTACCCGACACCATGCGGATCCCGAGCTCGGACGCGATTTCGAGAGCCCCGTGCTTGAGTGTGGAGAAATTGTCGCATTCAACTTCAAGCACGTAGGCGCCATGCGCCGCCATGGGAGAGATCTTGGCTGGGGATGTGCCTGCGGGCACAATGATAATCGCTCGCATACCGGCACGTGCTGCGTAAGCCGCAACGGAGTGCCCCATGTTGCCGGTTGAGATGGTGGCTAAGTAGTTTTCGCCACATGCGCGTGCATGAGCGGCGCAGGCGAACGTACCTCGGTCCTTGAAGCTCCAAGTGGGGTTGACGGTCTCGTTTTTCAAGAGCAACCGATTCGCGCCGACCCAGCGGCTTAGGCGCCTTCCCGCGGAAAGCAGGGGCGTATTCCCCTCACCGAGAGAAAGCGAAAGATCAAGGGGGGCGATATTCCAGAAGTCAGAAAACCGTTCGTATACTGAGCGCCCAGCGCGAAGCTGGTTTCGCACCTCTGCGTCAGCGCGAACTTCGAGAAGCTCCCCATTATCCCCAAACTCGTGCAAATGTGCTAAATCGTAGCGTCGTCCGCTACGTAGCCCGAATAAATATGCCTCAACCATTGGCGTCATGTTAGTGGGAAAAGCTCCATGCGGAAAAAGCGAAAACTGAGGCGTCGCCTCCTCTCCGCAGACGTCTCCCCACCCGGGTGCTCTGGCAGAGCGAAGTTTGGGCTGAAAAATAGCGTGTTTTGGTCGGTCAAAAGCTCGCGCCGGATCAAGAATTCACGCGTTTGAAAAACAGACTTAGGCTCAAAAGCTAATTCCCCCACGGGAAGGTTGTTCAGGCGCAGTTCCAAACGGGGTTCAGGTACTCGTGTCATTCGCAGACGAAGGGGAACGTAAGGGGAACGAGTGCGGCCAAGTGTGTTCAATAGCTCAAGGGGTAAGGAGAGCGAGACTTCAGCGTCGATCATGGTCACCGGGAAGACGTCTTCCTGCAACTGAACATTGCCCCCGTAAACTTCCACTTTCCATAGCAGTGAGTCGTATGGCACGAATGGCGCGACTTCCAAGCGCACGGCGAGATGGCATTCTGGGGGAATCTTCGGTAACACGCACCACCCTGGAGAGTTGCCCAACCAATTCCAGCTAATGGAGCCGGATTTCTCGGGGCCGAGAAAAGCACCCCCAAGGTGGCATAGCCATTGGTTCTCACCAAATTCCAATCGCCATTGGGGCTTCATCGCGCTGAGGTCTGGAGCTGGGATAATCCTTTCGGGTCTATCCGAAGTTAGATTAGTGGCTTTGTGCAACTCGCTCATCATACGTCTCTTGTTAATTTGAGCGGCTTTTGTTTGTCGCTGAGCGTGATGGGTTCGCTTGGGAAGTCTTGGTGGGCGGAAGAGTGCGAATTGAACTCGCAGCCCCTTGGATCACTGCAAAAGTTGCTTCGTTGCCGGGCTTGAAAACAAGACGATGCCCCTCCGGTGCGGGGAAATCGTAGAAAATTGCACGCCCTTGGATGGTCCCTTGGGGTGGCAGCGTGGAGGGAACATCGATTGCTGCCACTTCAGGAGAATAGGGGACGAGCTGGCGTGTGCCCTGCACAATCAGTGCAAAATGCGTGGGACTTACGCGATACTCTCGGTCTGTTTGGTTCGTGATCGCAAACACGATGAAGTTCCCCTTTGCCTCGGCAGCCATTAGAAAGGGCTGGGTGTTTGGGTCGAAGATCATCTCGCCTGATGTTAAGCGATCCCCTTGGGAAGCTGTTTTTGCCTTCCCAGAGAATTGCTGGGTGATGGACGAGCATCCCCCCCAGAGCATCAAACTCATCGCAAGACACAAAACGTGTATGGCCCGCATCATCCGAACTCCTTAACTTAGGATTCATCGAAGAGGATGTGGGAATGCGCAACAAAAAGATCACTTGCCATCCGGTGATGGCATACAAAGCTTACATTGCCCGCTATGAAACAAGTGGATATAGCGATAGTGATTCCTGAAGGGCCGGTGGGTCGCCACGTGGTTGGTTTAGCCCAAAGCGCCAAGAGAATTCATTTTGGTCTCCATGTGGGATGGATAGGGGAGTTTGCGGGCCGTTCCGCTGCCTTCGCCAGCATTTTTCCGGTGGAAAACGACGCGTATGTTTGTGTGCGGCATTTGGCTTACTTATTGCAGCCAAAGTTGATTGTCCACCTTGGGGAAGCAGTTGCTGTGTCTGAAAAATGTCTTCGTGGCGAGATCGTGATCGCGCAGGAAGCTCGCCGCGTGTTCTGTCCGCCGGCAGTCGCGGAGAATTTGCTCGAATGTTCAGACCTGCTTCTTCGGGGGGAGGAACTACGCGAGGAACTCGATGCCCCTCCTGTCGTGCTGCCAGAGCATCTTGTTGCCAAGCTCAGAAAGTCAGCAGATTTCGCGCTTCCTCAAACCGCAATACAGACCGCTGTCAAGTTTGCACGGATCGGCTCTGCAAAGCATTCGCCCACAAGATGGGGAGTCCACAGATTTATCAGAAAGCAGTTTGGCGTCGAACTTGTGGATGGTGAGTCGTATGGGGCGTTGCTTGCGGCACAGGACTGCGCACTTCCCGCCATTGTAGTCAAAATTGTGACGTCAGATTGTGGTGCGGTCGCGGACCCTCCGAGAGCTTCCGAAATGAATGCGTGGCTGCGCGACGGCGCCAAGTTTCTCAGAGAACTCATTGCATCGGTCGCTCGTGAATTGTAGCCATCGGCCTCTCAAGCAAAGCTGGCACGTGGCAATGAGCTTGCCTTAGCTGACACCGACTCTTGGAAAAAGATTTCCCTGTTACGTGCTTCTTGGCCTCAGCGCCTTGTGGGGTCAGGGTGATTCCAAGCCTTTGCAGAAGCGTTCCCTTCGCTCGCTCAAGCTGAACGATGGATTTGTTATAGTCGATAATTGCGCGGAGGAGATTGCTTCGCGCACTGGCAAGAGCCGTTTGGAACTGAAGGACTTCGAAACTCGTCGCAAGGCCGACTTGCTGGCGGCGCATTCCTGTTTCAACCTTTTCGCGGTTAAATTCGACTGTGGCTTTGCCGACTTCTATTTGCTGGCGGTTTGTTTCTACGGCTCGCAGCGACGCGCGAACATCCTGAATGATGTCGTTATGCACTTTCTGCATCATTACTGCTGCCGATTGGACTCCTTTCTCTGCCTGCAAATAGCGATATCGAGCGGCTCGGTTCTGCAGGGGGTAGCTGAACTGAATGCCTATGCGCCAGTTGCCATAATCGTTCCCGGTGGTGCCTTCCCACGCGTCGCCTGCGGTATCGTCGGCGCTTATCGCTAAATACCGAGCGAAGAGATCGAGTTGGGGAAGTTTTTGATTGCGGGCAACCTCCCGACGGATTTGAGCCTGCTCGAGTTGGAGGCGGATTTGCTCAAATTCCGGCCGATAGAGAAGGGCATCCCGAATGTACTGCTCTTCTTTGCCGCGGACTGGGTACTCTGGTACTTCCGGTAAGTCCAACGGAACAAGCGTTACATCCTGCATTTCGGTAATCTCAGCGAGTTGGTTCTTCAGCTGATCGCTGATATCCTCCACTTGCTGGAGGGCAGTAATTAGTAATTGCTGTCGAGCCGCAACGTCAGCTTTGGCTTGTAGAACATCAAGTTCTGGAAGAACGCCTGCGTTGAATTTCGCTGTATTTACTCGCAAGAGTTCTTGAGCTTGGGCAAGAGAGATCCGCAGCACGTCTACGTTCGCTGTGGCGTAGATAAGCTCATAGTAAGTTGTGATCGAGCGGGTCAATTCTGCGAATAATTGCCCACGATACGCCTCCTTCGCAATCCGCTCGCCGTACTGTGCCAGCAGGATCCCGGATTCAGTGACGAATCGCCCGGCATTCTTTAGCAGAGGTTGGGAGACTTGCACACCTGCACCGGTTGCGTAGTAAGGGCTAAAATAGAGCGGATTGTTATTTTCGATTGTGGACTGCTGAAAGAGGAGTTCAATCAGTCCTCCGGAGGGAAGAAGCTGACCCACTGACATTTGAGCCGAATAATCCCGTTGTTTTAGGCTCTCTGGTTGACCAGTTGGTGGGCCATTCTTGTAGGGGACAGGTGTGTTGGTGCGGTCAACTCCCACCGTCCCCCCCAGTCGAAGATCATAAATGCCTTTCTGGGCATTCACCTCATCTTTGGCCGCCTCTCTGGAAAGCTCCGCAACCTTGATGTTAAGGTTCTTGGCTAAGGTGCGCACAACAACTTCGTTAAGTCCGATCGTAAGTTTTCGTGGGCTTCGCGTGTGCAGATACGCTTCGAATTCGGCAATGTCCGGCAGCCTTAGTGATCCTGTGGTCTCAACGCTTAAAGCAGTTCCAGTGAGCGTTGTCCCGGTTGCGTGATGTTCGAGCTGGGAAACCGAGGACACAGCAGGCGTTTCCCCCGTCGAGGCAGTGGTAGTG
Coding sequences within it:
- a CDS encoding Adenylosuccinate lyase — its product is MIPRYSTPEMTELWSEQSKFAAWLEVELAACEAWHELGQIPLEELETIRERAAFTVERIEEIEKTVHHDVIAFTTCLAEHIGPASRFVHMGLTSNDVVDTAQALRLKRAGELILAEVEGLLATLRRLALEHKNRVVIGRTHGVHAEPITLGLKFLLYYAEMQRNAERLRSAFEQVAVGKISGAVGTYAHTGPELEAIVCRRLGIASAPVATQVIQRDRHAQLVCALAICASTLEKIATEIRHLQRTEVRELEEPFRAGQKGSSAMPHKRNPVKCEQLTGLARLLRGYVVTALENNALWHERDISHSSTERVILPDATTLLHYMLRQIRGVLEGLHYYPENMQRNLELTRGLIYSQRALLALVEHGLSREEAYEIVQRAAMETWADSNVTFQERLRAEPRVRAALSDEKLAAIFDPTAFLRHVDHIFERVLGSSN
- a CDS encoding Phosphoribosylglycinamide formyltransferase, which encodes MEVKPILLGVLASGRGSNFEAILRKQSYGYFARAQVACLIVNNADAGAIAIAKQYGVPHHVVLQREFPSKDAYEVEIVRLLKSYGVEYVILAGYMRIVGPPLLEAYPQRILNIHPALLPSFPGLHAQRQALEYGVKISGCTVHFVDAGVDSGPIIVQRAVPVLPGDTEETLSARILEQEHIAYSEAIKMVTEEPWEIRGRVVHFPQREPRESEGKKV
- a CDS encoding Phosphoglycerate kinase: MAKKTIADLQDLQGKRVFVRVDFNVPMDGETITDDIRIRESLPTIKYLVEKGARVILASHLGRPKGKVVPSMSLAPAAKRLGELIGKDVKMAPDCVGPEVEQMVAALQPGEVLMLENVRFHPEEEKNDPEFAKKLAALADIFVQDAFGSVHRAHASTEGITHFVPVSVAGFLVEKELKYLGEALANPVRPFVAILGGSKVSTKIGVISNLLKQVDVLLLGGGMTYTFIKAQGGSIGSSLFEPETLEVAKQTLEEAKALGKKLLLPVDNLVCQSTEKPDPNVPRMVVESHAIPDGWMGVDIGPKTAELYVNEIKQAKTIVWNGPVGVFEIDEFAGGSKAIAQALADSGAVTVIGGGDSAAAVKKFGLADKMTHISTGGGASLEFLEGKKLPGIEALNDK
- a CDS encoding Threonine synthase, with protein sequence MTPMVEAYLFGLRSGRRYDLAHLHEFGDNGELLEVRADAEVRNQLRAGRSVYERFSDFWNIAPLDLSLSLGEGNTPLLSAGRRLSRWVGANRLLLKNETVNPTWSFKDRGTFACAAHARACGENYLATISTGNMGHSVAAYAARAGMRAIIIVPAGTSPAKISPMAAHGAYVLEVECDNFSTLKHGALEIASELGIRMVSGNGPIRAEGYKFEAFEMWEQFGAGVPDYVVVPTSACGHIRGIFKGWLELRQHGFCRAIPTMIVAQPARIAPIAAAIGAGTYEPVVFPPATTVAEALSSGDPPGAAEILQMAREYGWLAETADEEEILEARAQLAADGFFVEASAAVGIAVLRKLIAQGKLDAAATIVAVLTGSGLKEHAAQSQRPVGLVYRAPLKELKDALIRLVDPLASRQVRP
- a CDS encoding Outer membrane protein, with translation MMPEVCFVRKVTLFVAFLTVCSVITSAASARSFDDTTTASTGETPAVSSVSQLEHHATGTTLTGTALSVETTGSLRLPDIAEFEAYLHTRSPRKLTIGLNEVVVRTLAKNLNIKVAELSREAAKDEVNAQKGIYDLRLGGTVGVDRTNTPVPYKNGPPTGQPESLKQRDYSAQMSVGQLLPSGGLIELLFQQSTIENNNPLYFSPYYATGAGVQVSQPLLKNAGRFVTESGILLAQYGERIAKEAYRGQLFAELTRSITTYYELIYATANVDVLRISLAQAQELLRVNTAKFNAGVLPELDVLQAKADVAARQQLLITALQQVEDISDQLKNQLAEITEMQDVTLVPLDLPEVPEYPVRGKEEQYIRDALLYRPEFEQIRLQLEQAQIRREVARNQKLPQLDLFARYLAISADDTAGDAWEGTTGNDYGNWRIGIQFSYPLQNRAARYRYLQAEKGVQSAAVMMQKVHNDIIQDVRASLRAVETNRQQIEVGKATVEFNREKVETGMRRQQVGLATSFEVLQFQTALASARSNLLRAIIDYNKSIVQLERAKGTLLQRLGITLTPQGAEAKKHVTGKSFSKSRCQLRQAHCHVPALLERPMATIHERPMQ